TACCGGATGGCTCCCGACCATAAGATGAAACACCTTGACCCCGAGACGACATGCCTTCTTGGGGATATAGCAGACCCTCTTCAATGGGTCAGCGACCACCTCAAAGTTGCTGTACATGCTTATGAAAAAAAGGCGACCACTCTCAACCTAAAAAACCAGCTGTGGGAGGTAGAGATGGATGGTGAAACGATCCTTTCAAAGAACGTGATTCTTTCTACGGGTGCAACCCCTAAAAAATTGAACTTCCCCGCCCTTGGTGAAATTCCTATTGAAGTTGCTTTAGATGACGAAAAGATTGCCCAAGAGAATTTGGAAAACGATACCGTAGCTGTATTTGGAGCCTCGCACTCTTCCATGATTGTACTCAAAAATTTGCTAAATGCTGGAGCAAAAAAAATCATTAATTTCTATCTTTCCCCTCTTAAATATGCCCTTTATATGGATGATTGGATCCTATTCGACAATACGGGGCTTAAAGGAGAGGCTGCAATCTGGGCTCGGAAAAATATCGATGGGAAGTGGCCTGACAGGCTTGAGAGATACCATTCGTCAGATCCTAATTTTCAAAGACTCATCTCCTCTTGCACAAAGGTTGTCTACACTGTTGGATTCGATTGCCGGATTCCTCCGAAAGCGCCTCAGTATCATGAGCTGAAATGTAACCATCGGAACGGGATCATTGCTCCCGGTCTTTTTGGTTTTGGAATTGCCTATCCCGAAAAAGTTGAAGATCCTTTTGGCAACGAGGAGTACAGCGTGGGTCTTTGGAAGTTTATGCTTTATATTAACAAGGTTCTCCCTCTCTGGAAGCGCTATGCCCCTTGACATTCCCCTTCTCGGCCATAATCTCGAGCAAGCGAGAGAGCTCGCTCGCAGAATTGTTCATCAGGAAGACATTGAGTTTACCCCTCATTCACTTTGGGACAAACACTTTGAAAGGGCCCTTCATTATCTAGAATCTAAAGAGGCAAAAAATCATCTCAGGCGGTTCACTCTCCCTGTGGCGAGCCCTTATATCGAAACATTGATTCGCCGCAGTTTAGGGCTTCCCGATAAACAAAAGCTGGAAAACACCCATCTCCAAGAAAGCGTTGTTTCTGCTCTTCTTTGTCCCCTGAGACAGGTTGTTGGCTCGTGCTTTGCGACGGCTCCCGCAATTTTTATTCAAAGAGAGCAACCCGAACGCCTTCTACTTGATCTCCACGATCTGATGATGCTTGGGCAGCTCAAAAGGACATTTGCTGGACAAGAGTTTGCTGTTCCCATCAGCCCCA
The window above is part of the Candidatus Neptunochlamydia sp. REUL1 genome. Proteins encoded here:
- a CDS encoding FAD-dependent oxidoreductase; the protein is MKAFEWTVIGAGPAGIAAVGKLVDSGVKPLDIAWIDPKFKVGDLGEKWRRVSSNTKVKLFTKFLEECAVFRYRMAPDHKMKHLDPETTCLLGDIADPLQWVSDHLKVAVHAYEKKATTLNLKNQLWEVEMDGETILSKNVILSTGATPKKLNFPALGEIPIEVALDDEKIAQENLENDTVAVFGASHSSMIVLKNLLNAGAKKIINFYLSPLKYALYMDDWILFDNTGLKGEAAIWARKNIDGKWPDRLERYHSSDPNFQRLISSCTKVVYTVGFDCRIPPKAPQYHELKCNHRNGIIAPGLFGFGIAYPEKVEDPFGNEEYSVGLWKFMLYINKVLPLWKRYAP